From the genome of Clostridium sp. BNL1100, one region includes:
- a CDS encoding MerR family transcriptional regulator — translation MELMKITEVTDKFKVSSRTLRYYEEIGLLRSERPPFEKYRFYNSENTSRLQQILILRKMQIPIKDILRIYESQDMEILVQSFVNRLDEIDNEINTLSQIRTYVNDFLKAMMTHGITQITALPLLYDKMEAELFSTNKQVEIKETLESLSDKMAKPLEIDIVTLPSMNVMTSVRIDSGKSDIDGFWDWLSENQIPFGKPGSRTLFEYQHDGTIIMIQKVDQSMVDCPFVCQEFPGGFFAVSSAFADEDLGAIQYRIIQCFDDNPSFEVDFLHNGALRHYTLIESVYSIDSERDRVNIYLPVKEHKPNFIDYNDFELVQNITVSEVNKANPILREYDVDFNKITPIYSPYYQVLDNGVAEFIAWISERKLDTNIAVKLPFRIDIEFLAEEENEKYLWGTTEGSLWFSHGNSTYTMNAENYADKGLKKHAVSFSQPILGNELIYPGIGEYPHEQFIRLSWIIGEKHFAVIVNEEVRFCGTNFPYMSMNLHLQTPQPIIIGSNGQGKKLFRSIKISQLKITPKTNSKQDILSVDIRQSNNKLPNVRQIVHPEYGQNYWFNGCAAYLMECLGEKSFDYEFFAGITGENFVQVFSKNNFLGNGLVDYRLSEKGNYKFIEQIFKQCGYDSDFVPLARICKERDMYIQKLIMYIDRGIPVIINNYGKNPNHRYGWSVIVGYSNYGKTLFYIGGDGKEPDAIAKEDLLSMSYTDTDENCYGWLFIGEKQEDRSLSVIYRECILSLPQLFSTETASYCFGAKAFRTWADYIEEGYYEHIKADELDNWAMYTVYICCLATNSSVNKGFLEKAQAFNPDLTFISDIITLYEQMERFWNNDNGSDLEALGGGFNVTLDLLQDKNRRRNIVEKLRSFAECTDKVASMVEQFKQKDK, via the coding sequence ATGGAGTTGATGAAAATCACGGAGGTTACAGATAAGTTTAAAGTCTCCTCAAGAACTCTGCGTTATTATGAGGAGATTGGGTTACTTCGCAGTGAGCGTCCCCCTTTTGAAAAATATCGGTTTTATAATAGCGAGAATACAAGCCGTCTTCAGCAGATCCTTATTCTGCGAAAGATGCAGATTCCTATAAAGGATATTCTGAGAATTTACGAAAGTCAGGATATGGAGATATTGGTACAAAGCTTTGTTAATCGATTGGATGAGATTGATAATGAAATCAACACCCTCTCTCAGATCAGGACATATGTCAATGACTTTTTAAAGGCCATGATGACACATGGTATTACGCAGATTACTGCTCTGCCCTTGCTTTATGACAAGATGGAGGCGGAGCTGTTTTCAACTAACAAGCAAGTAGAAATAAAGGAAACGCTGGAGTCACTGTCAGACAAAATGGCAAAGCCGCTGGAGATTGATATTGTAACTTTACCATCGATGAATGTTATGACATCAGTACGGATAGACAGCGGAAAATCCGACATTGACGGTTTCTGGGACTGGCTCTCTGAAAATCAGATTCCTTTTGGCAAGCCCGGAAGCCGAACATTGTTCGAGTATCAGCATGATGGTACGATCATTATGATTCAAAAAGTAGACCAGAGCATGGTAGATTGCCCATTTGTATGTCAAGAGTTTCCAGGCGGCTTTTTTGCTGTATCTTCTGCTTTTGCCGATGAGGACTTAGGGGCAATACAGTATCGTATCATACAATGCTTTGATGATAATCCAAGCTTCGAGGTGGATTTTTTACATAATGGGGCACTGCGTCATTATACGCTAATTGAGTCGGTATATTCTATAGATTCAGAGCGTGACCGTGTAAATATTTATCTTCCCGTGAAGGAGCACAAACCCAATTTTATAGACTACAACGACTTTGAGCTAGTGCAAAATATTACCGTAAGTGAAGTTAATAAGGCAAATCCTATCCTACGTGAATATGATGTGGACTTTAACAAGATTACTCCGATTTATTCCCCGTACTATCAGGTTTTGGATAATGGTGTGGCTGAATTTATCGCATGGATCTCTGAACGAAAGCTGGATACCAACATTGCCGTGAAGCTTCCGTTTCGCATTGATATAGAATTTCTAGCAGAAGAAGAAAACGAGAAGTACCTTTGGGGAACTACTGAAGGCAGTTTGTGGTTTTCCCATGGGAATTCTACCTACACGATGAACGCTGAGAATTACGCGGATAAAGGCTTGAAGAAGCATGCGGTTTCATTTTCTCAACCAATACTTGGTAATGAATTAATCTACCCAGGTATCGGTGAATATCCTCATGAGCAATTCATCAGACTGAGCTGGATTATTGGTGAAAAGCATTTCGCTGTGATAGTAAATGAAGAAGTTCGCTTCTGCGGTACAAACTTCCCTTATATGTCAATGAATCTACATTTGCAGACACCGCAGCCTATCATTATTGGATCAAATGGCCAGGGAAAGAAGCTGTTTCGGTCTATAAAAATCTCGCAGTTGAAAATTACTCCAAAAACAAATAGTAAACAAGACATATTAAGTGTGGATATAAGGCAAAGCAACAATAAGCTACCGAATGTGCGGCAGATTGTTCATCCTGAGTATGGGCAAAACTATTGGTTCAACGGCTGCGCAGCATATCTTATGGAATGTCTTGGAGAAAAAAGCTTTGATTATGAGTTTTTTGCAGGTATAACAGGGGAGAATTTCGTACAGGTTTTCTCTAAAAATAATTTTTTAGGAAATGGATTGGTGGATTACCGGCTTAGTGAAAAGGGAAATTACAAATTCATAGAACAGATTTTCAAACAATGCGGATATGACAGCGACTTTGTGCCATTAGCTCGGATATGTAAAGAACGTGACATGTATATTCAGAAGCTAATCATGTATATCGATAGGGGGATTCCTGTGATAATTAACAATTACGGGAAGAATCCGAACCACCGGTATGGCTGGAGCGTGATTGTCGGTTACTCAAATTATGGAAAAACACTATTCTATATTGGTGGCGACGGAAAAGAACCTGATGCAATTGCGAAAGAGGATCTGCTTTCTATGTCTTATACAGATACTGATGAGAATTGCTATGGCTGGCTTTTTATCGGAGAAAAGCAGGAAGACCGTAGTCTGTCCGTTATATATCGTGAGTGTATTTTGTCGCTACCACAGCTCTTTTCTACAGAAACAGCTTCGTATTGTTTTGGAGCAAAAGCGTTTCGTACCTGGGCGGATTACATTGAAGAAGGATATTATGAGCATATAAAGGCGGATGAACTCGACAATTGGGCGATGTATACGGTTTATATATGCTGTCTTGCTACTAACAGCAGTGTTAATAAAGGATTTTTAGAGAAGGCGCAGGCTTTTAATCCAGACCTGACCTTTATCTCGGACATTATCACTTTGTATGAGCAGATGGAGCGCTTCTGGAACAACGACAACGGTTCTGATCTGGAAGCACTTGGAGGAGGCTTTAATGTTACACTGGATTTATTACAGGATAAGAACAGACGCAGAAATATTGTAGAGAAACTGAGAAGTTTTGCAGAATGTACGGATAAAGTTGCGTCTATGGTAGAACAGTTCAAGCAGAAAGATAAGTAG
- a CDS encoding P1 family peptidase, protein MRKLIKGNYQEVKPITIGGLTDVPGILVGNAEDKSGRTGCTVILCPHGAVPGVDVSGGSPGTQNTDIIRPSASEYPVYGVLLTGGSFFGLPASGGVMRWIVEHKIADVPLVPAAVIFDLLYAKGVKPPDADMAYAACQAANTGPVVEGNVGAGAGATIGKIYGTPMKGGLGTASIQIPGGPVVAALAVVNALGDIWDQGRIIVGALNSEKKFINQTRAMMEGVPSQLYYMNTTIAVVATTERLTKAEANRVARLADDGMARAISPNHTQWDGDTIFCLSLGTHTSNMSRDAVVTQVGTAAALALEKAIVRGALAAQPLANVVK, encoded by the coding sequence GTGAGAAAATTGATTAAAGGTAATTACCAAGAAGTAAAACCGATAACCATTGGAGGACTTACTGATGTTCCCGGGATCCTAGTGGGAAATGCGGAGGATAAAAGCGGTCGTACGGGATGTACGGTTATTCTCTGCCCGCACGGGGCAGTCCCCGGTGTAGACGTAAGTGGGGGCAGCCCTGGTACCCAGAACACAGATATCATCCGTCCGAGCGCCTCAGAATATCCTGTATATGGTGTCCTTCTGACAGGTGGCAGTTTTTTCGGGCTTCCAGCGTCGGGTGGGGTAATGCGTTGGATTGTTGAACATAAAATTGCCGACGTGCCACTAGTTCCAGCGGCGGTTATATTTGACCTCCTTTATGCTAAGGGTGTAAAGCCGCCCGATGCGGACATGGCCTATGCCGCCTGCCAAGCCGCAAATACAGGTCCAGTGGTTGAAGGAAATGTAGGTGCCGGAGCAGGAGCAACAATTGGGAAAATTTACGGGACTCCTATGAAAGGTGGACTTGGTACTGCCTCAATACAAATTCCCGGTGGTCCTGTGGTTGCAGCGCTGGCAGTGGTCAATGCCTTAGGAGACATATGGGATCAAGGACGTATAATTGTGGGGGCACTGAATTCGGAAAAAAAATTTATTAATCAGACTCGGGCGATGATGGAAGGAGTTCCATCCCAGCTTTATTACATGAATACTACAATTGCGGTAGTAGCCACTACGGAGCGGCTAACAAAGGCGGAGGCCAACCGGGTTGCAAGGCTCGCCGACGATGGAATGGCCCGTGCCATATCTCCCAATCATACGCAATGGGACGGTGATACGATTTTCTGCCTTTCACTGGGAACACACACAAGTAACATGTCTAGGGATGCAGTTGTCACACAAGTTGGTACTGCCGCTGCGTTGGCACTTGAGAAGGCCATAGTACGGGGTGCGCTGGCAGCACAACCGTTGGCGAATGTAGTAAAATAA